The following coding sequences lie in one Trachemys scripta elegans isolate TJP31775 unplaced genomic scaffold, CAS_Tse_1.0 scaffold_81, whole genome shotgun sequence genomic window:
- the LOC117870643 gene encoding tudor domain-containing protein 10-like isoform X1 yields MASNNGGWGPPQPHKPNGKPEQFKYSGVVKKKDLEVYVGNVPPEMKEEDILLLLRDFHPQRIKRCHSGLRSYAFVDLGSSEQVQAAIQRFSGHLVNGRRLFLSRTGTGNRRKDPAGTQSTVGMPALERVPRGELGLSQAKAENQTLQPAPPDAVRQICYAVPMEMRGSFLALMLKDCFKDLNWLVSIAKLHGEAGLLVTDALPQTPYFWAIHLTEESHSNMHRLFCQLAEEESKQPYLPKQAVQRGTRCMAECILGDDGAAWNRCWVLEKVEDLAVVLFVDFGRSATVPLNSLRKLDEDDFWDIKPLAQPFMFQKEMVSARPMIRQILQGKVVGPSRLEPHILTFTFCAEEEEEAGDPQEL; encoded by the exons AT GGCAAGCAACAACGGTGGCTGGggtcctccccagccccacaagcCGAATGGGAAACCGGAGCAGTTCAAATACTCAG GTGTCGTCAAGAAAAAGGATTTGGAAGTTTATGTCGGAAATGTCCCGCCTGAAATGAAGGAG GAGGACATATTGCTCCTGCTCAGGGACTTCCACCCGCAGCGTATTAAAAGGTGCCATTCCGGGTTGAGAAG ctatgCCTTTGTAGATCTCGGCTCCTCTGAGCAGGTGCAGGCCGCAATCCAGCGCTTCAGCGGGCACCTCGTGAACGGACGTCGCCTGTTTCTGAGCCGCACGGGCACAGGCAACAGGAGGAAGGACCCGGCTGGGACCCAGAGCACCGTGGGAATGCCC GCTTTGGAGAGAGTCCCCAGAGGAGAGCTTGGTCTGAGTCAGG CAAAGGCAGAGAACCAAACCCTGCAGCCGGCACCTCCCGATGCAGTGAGGCAGATCTGTTACGCGGTTCCCATGGAAATGAG GGGTTCCTTCTTGGCCCTCATGCTGAAAGACTGCTTTAAGGATTTGAACTGGTTGGTGTCCATTGCAAAGCTGCACGGAGAGGCGGGGCTGCTGGTGACggatgctctgccacagaccccgTACTTCTGGGCCATACACCTCACAGAG GAAAGTCACTCGAACATGCACAGGCTGTTCTGCCAGCTGGCGGAAGAGGAATCCAAGCAGCCCTACCTGCCGAAGCAGGCGGTGCAGCGAGGGACCCGGTGCATGGCAGAGTGCATTCTGGGGGACGACGGCGCGGCGTGGAACAG GTGCTGGGTCTTGGAGAAAGTGGAAGATCTTGCAGTAGTTCTCTTTGTGGACTTTGGCCGTTCGGCCACTGTCCCTCTGAACTCACTGCGGAAGCTGGATGAAGACGATTTCTGGGACATAAAACCGCTGGCCCAGCCCTTCATGTTCCAAAAAG AGATGGTCTCTGCAAGACCCATGATCCGGCAAATCCTGCAAGGGAAGGTGGTTGGCCCGTCTCGCCTGGAG CCTCACATCCTGACATTCACCTTCTGCgccgaggaggaagaggaagctggGGACCCTCAGGAGCTCTGA
- the LOC117870643 gene encoding tudor domain-containing protein 10-like isoform X2, which translates to MPALERVPRGELGLSQAKAENQTLQPAPPDAVRQICYAVPMEMRGSFLALMLKDCFKDLNWLVSIAKLHGEAGLLVTDALPQTPYFWAIHLTEESHSNMHRLFCQLAEEESKQPYLPKQAVQRGTRCMAECILGDDGAAWNRCWVLEKVEDLAVVLFVDFGRSATVPLNSLRKLDEDDFWDIKPLAQPFMFQKEMVSARPMIRQILQGKVVGPSRLEPHILTFTFCAEEEEEAGDPQEL; encoded by the exons ATGCCC GCTTTGGAGAGAGTCCCCAGAGGAGAGCTTGGTCTGAGTCAGG CAAAGGCAGAGAACCAAACCCTGCAGCCGGCACCTCCCGATGCAGTGAGGCAGATCTGTTACGCGGTTCCCATGGAAATGAG GGGTTCCTTCTTGGCCCTCATGCTGAAAGACTGCTTTAAGGATTTGAACTGGTTGGTGTCCATTGCAAAGCTGCACGGAGAGGCGGGGCTGCTGGTGACggatgctctgccacagaccccgTACTTCTGGGCCATACACCTCACAGAG GAAAGTCACTCGAACATGCACAGGCTGTTCTGCCAGCTGGCGGAAGAGGAATCCAAGCAGCCCTACCTGCCGAAGCAGGCGGTGCAGCGAGGGACCCGGTGCATGGCAGAGTGCATTCTGGGGGACGACGGCGCGGCGTGGAACAG GTGCTGGGTCTTGGAGAAAGTGGAAGATCTTGCAGTAGTTCTCTTTGTGGACTTTGGCCGTTCGGCCACTGTCCCTCTGAACTCACTGCGGAAGCTGGATGAAGACGATTTCTGGGACATAAAACCGCTGGCCCAGCCCTTCATGTTCCAAAAAG AGATGGTCTCTGCAAGACCCATGATCCGGCAAATCCTGCAAGGGAAGGTGGTTGGCCCGTCTCGCCTGGAG CCTCACATCCTGACATTCACCTTCTGCgccgaggaggaagaggaagctggGGACCCTCAGGAGCTCTGA
- the LOC117870641 gene encoding ubiquitin-conjugating enzyme E2 Q1 — MQRAGAEEAAGSQAAAGPGRSGGGAASPGRLLRRELRLLESIFHRGHERFRIGSACPDEISCEFVPGPGARAGGSGSRGPPPGPVRIHCNITESYPAVPPIWSVESDDPNLAAILERLVEVKKGNTLLLQHLKRIISDLCKLYNLPQHPDVEMLDQPLPAEQSTQEEVSSEDEDEEMPEDTEDLDHYEMKEEEPVDGKKTEDDGIGKENLAILEKIKQNQRQDYLNGAVSGSVQATDRLMKELRDIYRSPSFKGGNYAVELVSDSLYDWNVKLLKVDEDSALHNDLQILKEKEGMDFILLNFSFKDNFPFDPPFVRVVSPVLSGGYVLGGGAICMELLTKQGWSSAYSIESVIMQISATLVKGKARVQFGANKNQYSLTRAQQSYKSLVQIHEKNGWYTPPKEDG; from the exons ATGCAGCGGGCGGGGGCGGAGGAGGCGGCGGGGTCGCAGGCGGCGGCGGGGCCCGGGCGGAGCGGGGGCGGCGCGGCCTCCCCCGGGCGGCTCCTGAGGCGGGAGCTGCGGCTGCTCGAGTCCATCTTCCACCGGGGCCACGAGCGGTTCCGCATCGGCAGCGCCTGCCCCGACGAGATCAGCTGCGAGTTCGTGCCCGGGCCGGGGGCGCGCGCCGGGGGGTCCGGGAGCCGGGGCCCGCCGCCGGGGCCCGTCCGCATCCACTGCAACATCACG GAGTCTTACCCGGCTGTTCCCCCAATCTGGTCTGTGGAGTCGGATGATCCAAACCTGGCAGCTATCCTGGAGAGGCTGGTGGAAGtcaagaaaggaaatacattg CTTTTGCAGCACCTGAAGCGGATAATCTCCGACCTGTGCAAACTCTACAaccttccccagcacccagatGTCGAGATGTTGGACCAGCCTCTGCCAGCAGAACAG AGCACCCAGGAAGAGGTGTCCTCGGAGGATGAAGATGAGGAGATGCCAGAG GACACCGAGGACTTGGATCACTACGAGATGAAAGAGGAGGAGCCAGTCGACGGGAAGAAGACAGAGGACGACGGCATCGGGAAGGAAAACCTGGCCATTTTAGAGAAAATCAAACAGAACCAGAGGCAAGATTACTTAAAT GGCGCAGTGTCTGGCTCTGTACAGGCCACTGACCGGCTAATGAAGGAGCTCAGGGATATTTACCGATCACCAAGTTTCAAGGGCG GAAACTATGCAGTTGAACTAGTGAGCGACAGCCTGTACGATTGGAACGTCAAACTCCTGAA GGTTGACGAGGATAGCGCTTTGCACAACGATctccagatcctcaaagagaAAGAAGGGATGGACTTCATCCTCCTAAACTTCTCCTTTAAA GATAACTTTCCTTTCGACCCACCGTTCGTAAGGGTTGTGTCCCCTGTGCTCTCGGGGGG GTACGTTCTGGGGGGAGGTGCCATCTGCATGGAGCTGCTTACAAAGCAG ggctggagcagtgccTATTCTATTGAATCAGTGATCATGCAGATCAGTGCCACGCTGGTGAAAGGGAAAGCGAGGGTGCAGTTTGGAGCCAATAAA AATCAGTACAGCCTGACGCGAGCACAGCAGTCCTACAAGTCCCTGGTTCAGATCCATGAGAAGAATG GCTGGTACACACCACCCAAGGAAGACGGCTAG